In the Oncorhynchus tshawytscha isolate Ot180627B linkage group LG17, Otsh_v2.0, whole genome shotgun sequence genome, one interval contains:
- the atxn10 gene encoding ataxin-10 isoform X1 encodes MTRKSHPHWKAIQTNMAEPALESWIRMDFPTLLNEILAEKFREKHLLVLQSLTNALRIQDYRDRSEDEAFRSLMKILSKLSEEIQAADGEVEELILQLTAACFRAQRNGCVQCARNQSLLRSLGAIDLSIRILDMLQKLKSENTDYVFEALRCGVQFIGNLAVDNQFCKDDIWTLIFPDLLLALLCVDDERAVGYSSMVLHTCLDEHKVERLAHPGNIHLALKVMELCRTQSELDWTVLIATQHFLKSSVLVKNMYAGMSHQERVTLLELISAQLGEEDSEDCGIPPTVATFLASCFQERCGAVLTLASESDNEEALTVISLLDVLCEMTSDHKQFMFLQNHPDLLKSTIDLLHQVHALGKTSKNVFTAAQNFSLAQGGDCSSSPSVSFKAHLIRLIGNLCHGNTANQNKVRKLDGLPLIMDNCSIDSNNPFISQWAVFATRNILEHNLENQELVAALERRGVADDSALRAMGFRVEERDGNVLLKPCSKDP; translated from the exons ATGACACGGAAGTCCCACCCACACTGGAAAGCGATACAAACAAACATGGCGGAACCCGCTTTGGAATCATGGATTAGGATGGATTTTCCAACATTATTGAATGAAATTCTCGCTGAGAAGTTCCGTGAAAAACATTTACTTGTTTTACAATCACTGACAAATGCGTTACGAATTCAGGATTACAG AGACCGCAGTGAGGATGAAGCCTTCAGGAGCCTAATGAAGATCCTGTCAAAGCTATCAGAGGAGATCCAGGCTGCAGATGGAGAGGTTGAAGAGCTGATCCTGCAGTTGACTGCAGCATGCTTCAGAGCCCAGAGGAATGGCTGTGTACAGTGTGCACGCAACCAGTCCCTATTGAG GTCACTTGGTGCTATTGACCTGTCAATCAGAATCCTAGACATGCTTCAGAAACTGAAGTCTGAGAACACTGACTACGTCTTTGAAG CACTTCGATGTGGGGTACAGTTCATTGGAAACCTTGCTGTTGATAACCAGTTCTGCAAAGATGACATTTGGACGCTCATCTTTCCAGATCTTCTCTT GGCCCTGCTGTGTGTGGATGATGAAAGGGCAGTGGGCTACTCCTCCATGGTGCTCCACACCTGTCTAGATGAACACAAGGTGGAGCGACTGGCTCATCCAGGGAACATCCACCTGGCCCTGAAGGTCATGGAGCTGTGTAGGACTCAGTCAGAACTGGACTGGAC GGTTTTGATTGCTACCCAGCACTTCCTCAAGTCCTCAGTGCTCGTTAAGAACATGTATGCAGGGATGAGCCATCAGGAGAG GGTGACGTTGCTGGAGCTGATCTCTGCTCAGTTGGGAGAGGAGGACTCTGAGGATTGTGGGATCCCCCCCACCGTAGCTACCTTCCTGGCATCCTGCTTCCAGGAGCGCTGTGGGGCCGTGCTCACACTCGCCTCCGAATCAGACAATGAG GAGGCCCTGACTGTGATCAGcctgttagatgttctctgtgaGATGACCTCTGATCACAAACAGTTCATGTTCCTGCAGAACCATCCTGACCTCCTCAAGTCTACCATTG ATCTCCTGCACCAGGTCCATGCTCTGGGGAAGACCAGTAAGAATGTGTTCACTGCAGCTCAGAACTTCTCCTTGGCTCAGGGAGGAgactgctcctcctctccctctgtcagctTCAAGGCACATCTCATCCGTCTCATAGGAAACCTCTGTCACGGAAACACTGCCAACCAGAACAAG GTTCGGAAACTGGATGGTCTTCCTCTCATTATGGACAACTGCAGTATTGACAGCAACAATCCCT TCATCAGTCAATGGGCCGTCTTTGCCACTCGGAATATTCTAGAACACAACCTGGAGAATCAGGAGCTGGTGGCAGCTCTAGAACGTCGCGGGGTGGCCGATGACTCCGCCTTGAGGGCCATGGGCtttagagtagaggagagagatggtaaCGTGCTGCTCAAACCTTGTTCAAAGGACCCTTAA
- the atxn10 gene encoding ataxin-10 isoform X2: protein MKILSKLSEEIQAADGEVEELILQLTAACFRAQRNGCVQCARNQSLLRSLGAIDLSIRILDMLQKLKSENTDYVFEALRCGVQFIGNLAVDNQFCKDDIWTLIFPDLLLALLCVDDERAVGYSSMVLHTCLDEHKVERLAHPGNIHLALKVMELCRTQSELDWTVLIATQHFLKSSVLVKNMYAGMSHQERVTLLELISAQLGEEDSEDCGIPPTVATFLASCFQERCGAVLTLASESDNEEALTVISLLDVLCEMTSDHKQFMFLQNHPDLLKSTIDLLHQVHALGKTSKNVFTAAQNFSLAQGGDCSSSPSVSFKAHLIRLIGNLCHGNTANQNKVRKLDGLPLIMDNCSIDSNNPFISQWAVFATRNILEHNLENQELVAALERRGVADDSALRAMGFRVEERDGNVLLKPCSKDP from the exons ATGAAGATCCTGTCAAAGCTATCAGAGGAGATCCAGGCTGCAGATGGAGAGGTTGAAGAGCTGATCCTGCAGTTGACTGCAGCATGCTTCAGAGCCCAGAGGAATGGCTGTGTACAGTGTGCACGCAACCAGTCCCTATTGAG GTCACTTGGTGCTATTGACCTGTCAATCAGAATCCTAGACATGCTTCAGAAACTGAAGTCTGAGAACACTGACTACGTCTTTGAAG CACTTCGATGTGGGGTACAGTTCATTGGAAACCTTGCTGTTGATAACCAGTTCTGCAAAGATGACATTTGGACGCTCATCTTTCCAGATCTTCTCTT GGCCCTGCTGTGTGTGGATGATGAAAGGGCAGTGGGCTACTCCTCCATGGTGCTCCACACCTGTCTAGATGAACACAAGGTGGAGCGACTGGCTCATCCAGGGAACATCCACCTGGCCCTGAAGGTCATGGAGCTGTGTAGGACTCAGTCAGAACTGGACTGGAC GGTTTTGATTGCTACCCAGCACTTCCTCAAGTCCTCAGTGCTCGTTAAGAACATGTATGCAGGGATGAGCCATCAGGAGAG GGTGACGTTGCTGGAGCTGATCTCTGCTCAGTTGGGAGAGGAGGACTCTGAGGATTGTGGGATCCCCCCCACCGTAGCTACCTTCCTGGCATCCTGCTTCCAGGAGCGCTGTGGGGCCGTGCTCACACTCGCCTCCGAATCAGACAATGAG GAGGCCCTGACTGTGATCAGcctgttagatgttctctgtgaGATGACCTCTGATCACAAACAGTTCATGTTCCTGCAGAACCATCCTGACCTCCTCAAGTCTACCATTG ATCTCCTGCACCAGGTCCATGCTCTGGGGAAGACCAGTAAGAATGTGTTCACTGCAGCTCAGAACTTCTCCTTGGCTCAGGGAGGAgactgctcctcctctccctctgtcagctTCAAGGCACATCTCATCCGTCTCATAGGAAACCTCTGTCACGGAAACACTGCCAACCAGAACAAG GTTCGGAAACTGGATGGTCTTCCTCTCATTATGGACAACTGCAGTATTGACAGCAACAATCCCT TCATCAGTCAATGGGCCGTCTTTGCCACTCGGAATATTCTAGAACACAACCTGGAGAATCAGGAGCTGGTGGCAGCTCTAGAACGTCGCGGGGTGGCCGATGACTCCGCCTTGAGGGCCATGGGCtttagagtagaggagagagatggtaaCGTGCTGCTCAAACCTTGTTCAAAGGACCCTTAA